The region GCGACTCTAGAGACCCCAACGTTTGCTCAGAAGCGGCAGCGCACCCTGGACATGCTGATCCGCTCCCTGTGCCAGGATCTGATGCCCGACTTGCATAAGGTTTGCCCAGTGTTGATGGTTTCCTCGTAGCTGTTACGAAATATTCCGCTGTGCGTCGCCCACACGGCAATCTGGCAAATCAGCGCCTCATTTAGAGCATCTGCTCTGTGCCTGTCACCAGCCAGCGCTGCAGATGTCAGTGACAATTATCCGTATGCGAGTGACGATGGATACGAGCTCCAAGTGTGTTATATGACCGTGCTAGGCAAAAGTTTTATGGAGGAAAAAGGTAGAATGGCTCCTCGCTAAAATCAATGGCAAAACTTTATTCCATCAAAAAATTCAGTAAAAATAAGTGTTCCAAGACTCACAGTAAGGAGAACAAGCGACGCATTTTGACCGCTTTGCTTGCTTCTAACTGTCCCCCAGTTTGCAACCTGTTctaagctgatggcactgctggacatcttccaataTCGAAAGGAAGCAACACGTGTCTCATCTGCTGCACTACTGTAGATGTCCTTGGCCGACTGCTGGGTGTACGATTCTCAACATTGCCTATTTCTTGGTGCATCTTTGGaagagcttgaacagcacatcGTGAAACCCCAGTAGCTGTGAAATATTTGCATGGGAGAGATCTCGCTGATGCAGTATAATTACCCTATTTCTTGCTGTTGCCCTCAGTTTTGGCCATGGTGAAAGACCTGGGACACCTTTTGTAGCAGAGTGTGGCTGTTTCTCATCTAGTTTTCAGCCTCCAACACAGtagtttctgtttcagttaatgactgtttcCTCCTACATACAAGAATGATGGTCATTACCATCTGTTTGGTAGAATCGGTTACTCGTAACCTTGACTATAATCCTGCAAAATCCTGGACTGTACAAGTGACAAGTACCTAGAAGAAGTGATAGGCGCCACGAGCTCTCTCCAGATACTGATGAGATTCACATTTCTTTTGTCTTCAGTCACTTAATAGATAATTGGGTATTAACCCTTCTGTTTGTGGACACTTCTTATTCTGCAGCACTATTTCCGCAGTGGCCTACCACGCCTGTGTATAGATGGTGTGTCGCTTCACTGATGTCTGCCCACGACCTGGTGCTTATGTCCCTGAAGACTCTGGCACCTCCGCTGCCCCAGTGTAGTCAGCTGGAGTGGGAGATTGTATGAATGTGATGGCGGCGCCGGACCACAGGAGCCTCTCTGCTGTATGCCGCACTCATCTGGAGGCAGGAATACCTGATGCTGCTCAGTCATTTTGCTTTTATTTCTGCATTTTTAGAACATGTTAAACAGAAGATCGTTCAGCGATGTTCTGCCCGAATCTCCAAAATCTGCCCGGAAAAAGGAAGAAGCGCGACAGGCGGAGTTCGTCCGTATTGGCCAGGTCAGTGTCATGCGGTTTGTGCAGGTTGGTGGGTGCTTACACAAAGCATCCTACTGCAGGACAGTGACCTTCTCCGGCTTGTAGAATTGGGGGGATCTCTAGTCACATGGCCATGGTTTATATCCTGACATTCGGCTCCTTTCCAGGCCCTGAAGCTCAAAACTATCGTACGAGGGGATGCCCCAACAAGCCTGGCCACCACAGGACTGTGCAGGAGAGAGGTAGGGGCCACGAGGGTCGGGGCCGCAAGGGTGGGCACCACCGCTCCGTATATGAGCTGTGACTGAACAACTGACACTTCCACTATACGTAACAAGTACCTGATAGATAGATCTGGTCTGTATGTCAGTGATGGCGATCACCATATACTCAGCGCCCACATATACGTGTGTATGCTGTAGTGTCAGAGTCATGGGAGTGTCTGAATACCACGTGGTTATAATCTCCAGGGTGTGATAGATGTGTGTACTGCATGGTTATTATCACCAGGGTGTGATAGATGTGTGTACCACATGGTTATAATCTCTGGGGTGTGATGGATGCGTGTACCGCATGCTTATTATCACCAGGGTGTGATGGATGTGTGTACCGCATGGTTATAATCTCCGTGGTGTGATGGATGCAGGTGCCACGTGGTTATCATCTCCAGGGTGACAGACACGTGTACCGTGTGGTTATTATCTCCAGGGTGAGACGGACACGTTTGCGGTGACCTCTGTGTCCGTGTCTCTCCGCAGCCCTGGGAGTCTCATTGTTTCTGCAGTAACTTCTGTGAGGATGCCGCAGGTGGAGATTCTTGGGGTCCGTCTCTCTTGGTCTCCACGGACAGCGGTGTTCTCCTGATAGACGGTGAGTGCTCTTATGTCCAATCACACATGTAACAAATGACATCACAGGAGTAGAGCGATGATGTCATCGTAGTGATTCTTGCAGGAATCTAACACACGGTGTCCTATCCAGGCGCTCTGCATCTGGTATGACGCCTTCGCAGGTGCACAGCGATTCTGTGACCGCAGCAGATTTGTGTCTTTTTAGGGACAGTTAGGGTTTATGGTCGGAGGATCGGGGCTGATCACCATGGCTGAAGGATGTGGAGAATCCTCCAGATATCCGGTTCCTCTCGTGATGTCTGAGCAAAAAACGCTGCTCTAAAATACCTCATGGGTGGCGCAGTCTGTGTCCCCCACTACTGGAAGAggcgcgctgtacacaggagactgTAAGGAATAATATGTGCAGCGCGCCTCTGTTGTGTCCTCCACACCTATTTTGTGGCATCTCCTGCAGCCTCCCTCGTGGCCTCTCCCACGTCCTTCACGTCTCTCTCGTGGCTTCTCCCGCGTGCTCCATGTTTCTCTCGTGGCTCTTCACGAGCCTCTCTCCCAGCTTCTCTTGCATTTTCTTTGCTCAGTCTGCGTCCAGTCCTCCCACATTAGGGTTTTGGTGGCTGACGTGGCTCTGCTTCTCTCTGGAGATCTCATCGCAGAAGCTCTGTGTCCACCATGTGCACCTCACATCTCCAGTTTGTTCTATTGGTGATTATGAAGACGGAAGCCATTGTGGATGATGTGATTTATCTTCTGCAGATGGACAGCCGGCAGTGCCAGTGTTTGATAGATCGCTGCAGATCAGACAGATGCATGTGCTGGAGTCTCTGGATCTCCTGATCACCCGAGCTGATAAAGGTACTTCTGCGCGTCAGCCGAGGTTCGCTCACATGTAGGCTGCAGATAATGGCGTCCTGCGCGGGTTCAGTGCACGTAGAGCTGGGTCTGGTCTCAGGCTCTGTGTAATGGCGGAGCTGCTGCATCCCTGGAATCTTCACTTAGTGTTAACAAGGCAAAACAGATCTCTGGTTGTATTCATATTTGATGGGGAGCAGAAAACCGGAGACCGGGGGCAGCGGTGTAGACAGCCGGAGGCCAGTCCCATCCAGCTCTTACATCAGACACTAGTGAGATCCCCAATTGTACGCATCACCTGTGCTGGCCCTATTGGGGTCCTGAAACGTAGAAACACATCATTTAGGGATGTGTTCCTTTTGCATTGACTCTTGCAGATAAAGGTCAGCTCTTCTTTGTCCTTAGGGAAGGACGCTCGTCTCTACGTCTTCCGGTTGAGCGCCATCAGGAAAGATCTAGAAGACAACCAGGTGCCAAGGAACAAATACGAATGCAGAGAAAATAAACTGGAGAAAACAAAAGGTGAGAAAGTCCTCCAAAGATGGAGCAGCAGAGTTCTGCACCATGTTGTGTGTGCATATATAGCCAAACTGGGGCCCTTTTCAGTGGTGGGGGTCGATGGACACACCGGGTTTCCTTTTGGTGGCAGGGATTGGTTGAGGTGCCGGCCCCTCTCTGCGGTGAAGGTCTGTAGAAGGTGGAGGTGCCGCGGTCTTCTTAAAGGCGGGAGTTGAAGGAATTCCTTGATTCATCTCTCGGCCTTGGTGGTTTTGGCATCCTTTCTTGGAGGTGGGAGAGTGGTTAGTGGAGGTGCAGGAAGCCCCTTGCAGTGGTGGTGGTGGGTAGGTGCTCCTCTCGATGGTGGGGGGAGCAGTAGAGGCGCTGGTTTTCTCTTAGCAGGGGTTGGTGGAGGCGCCAGGCCCACCTCGGCCCTCTCTGTGGTGGGGGCCGGTGGAGGTGCCAGGCCCTTATCTTGTATTAATTATGTCTCTGCACAGGATGCCACTTGTACGCCATTAACACCCACCACAGTCAGGAGTTGCGGGTGGTCGTTGCCATCAGGAACAAACTGCTGCTCATCACTAGGAAGCACAGTGCTGCACACAGCACGGCCGGAGCGTCACCAGTAGAAGCCTTCCAGTACATCAGGGTGAGGGGTCTGCTGTATGTAATATCTGTATAACGGACCAGTGATGACATCATCGTGCTTCCGTGTCAATGATGTCACTATGGTGGAGGGGTCCTTTAACCCTAGTTGCTACAGAACATCTTTTATTAGAGGTTTGGGACTGTGTGAATGTAGACACATTGCATGAGCCCGAGGGTCTGAGCGGTGAATGTGGGGGTCTTGTTAGCCTTTCAGCCCACAGAGCATTAGTCATGAAGCGGCTGCTGGAAATTGTAACATAATAGTAATCTCtctactgacagcaagcagagatcctggaCACTGTAAGGAATCTAGAAGTAGGAGCATCCATAGACCTAGCTTTGATAACTGCAGCTTGTATCCATCACaacacagcaagcagagatcttgcatAGATCTTGTGTAACCAGCACTGTGGTCAATCTGCAGGAGATCTGTCTGTCTGACCCCCCGATGGTGATGACGCTTGTGGATGGGCCAACCGGAGAGAACGATAATGCCATCTGTGTGGCGTATCGACACCAGTATGATTTGGTGAATGAGAGCACCGGAGAGTCGTGTCGGCTGCATCATGTGGACGCAAGTAGGGTACGTTTCAATCACGCCGCCTGCAGCACAGAATATTACAAGGATGAGGCCCTAGCAATTATATATATGCCAGGCCTGTGCTGCTGACAGAAGTGGCGGGAGGCTTAGTGTGCCTCACATCTAGAATATTCCACTTCTCATTTCAGGTTCATTTTGTTGCAGCGATTGATGTTTATGAAGATGGAGAAGCGGGAATCCTGTTGTGCTACAACTGTGAGTGGAGGAGCTCGTGATGTGAGGGGGATGGGAGACCCTGTGATGTGTGTGAGGGAGATGGGAGATCTTGTGATGTGTGAGGGGGACCCCATGATTTGTATGAGGGAAAATGAAAATGGAGACCCTGCGATGTGCATGAGGGAGACTAGAGACCCTGTGATGTGTGTGAGGGAGATGGGAGATCCTGTGATGTGTGAGGGGGACCCCATGATGTGTATGAGGGAGACTGGAGACCCTGTGATGTATGAGGAGGACTCTGTGATGTGTGTGAGGGAAATGGGAGACCATGTGATGTGTGTGTGAGGGGGACTCCGTGATGTGAGGCGGATGGGAGACCCTGCAATGTGTGTTGAAGGAGATGGGAGACCCTGTAATGTGTGAGGGGGACCCTGTTATGTGTGTGTGAGGGAGAAGGGAAACCCTGTGATGTGTGAGGGGGAGACCCTGTGGTGTGTGAGGGGGTCACATGATGTGTGAGAGGGACCACGTGATGTGTGTGAGGAGGACGGGAGACACTGTGATGTGTGTGTGAGGGGGACTTAGTGATGTGTGAGGGGGACGGGAGACCCTGTGATGTATGTGAGGTGGGCAGTGGGACTCTTAATGTGTTAGGAGGACTCTGTGTTATGTGAGGGGGAAACCGTGATATGGGAGGAGGACCTTGTGATGTGTGTGAACAGGACAGTAGGACTCCGTGATGTGTGTGAGGGGGGCATTGGGACTCTGTGATGTGTGAGGAGCACCCCGTGATATGTGAGGGGGGAAGGGGGACACAGTGATGTGTATGAGGGAGATCCTGTGATGTGTGAGGGAGGCAGTGGGATTCCGTAATGCGTGAGGAGGGACCCCTTGATGTGGGAAAGGGGTACACGTGATGGGTGGAGGAATCCTTATATGGTGGCGGCGGCAGCAGTGATTAGTGTCGTCCCGTGTGTGGTGGGTTACCCCTTCCTCCCTGACACAGGGGCGCTCATGTGACCTCTCCGTTTCCAGATTCTTGTTACTATAAGAAGGTGAGTCCGTTCAATGGCGGCTCCCCGCTCCTCCAGCCTTCTGCATCAGATTTCTACTTCAGCTGGAACCAGGTTCCTCACGCCGTAGGTAAGAGCCCTCTGCATGCGGGTGCAGGAGTGATGGATCCTGGGGGCGTATGCTAACATTACTGTTATACCGCAGTTTGCGCGTTCCCCTATATCCTCGCCTTCACCGCAGACTCCATAGAAATCCGCCTCGTTGTCAATGGCAATTTGGTGCATACGGCGGTCGTACCAGATCTGCAGCTCGTGGCATCGCGGGTAAGATGTACAGTTCATATGCTTGCCAAGTAATCAGTGGGGACAGAATGGCCGGGTCTTTGCGGACCTCCAGAAATGTCTGCACAGCAGGGGAGGGATCTGGGGTCACTGACGAGCCCTGCATCATCATAGTAACGGCTGCTCTCTTCTCCAGTCAGATATTTACTTCAAAGCATCCACTACAATGGACTCGTCCTCCAACAGCAgctccagagacaccagcagccGCAGCTCCCCGCAGACACCCACAGGCTACGACCTGCCGGCATTTCCCAGCACCCCCGGAGAAGGTATGCTGCTGCCCCCTCCAAACACAGGCTTCCCCGCTGCCCGGGAGCTCGCCACCCCCTTCTATCGGTCTCTCACACATTTAAAGGGATTTTGTCAGCACAAAGAGGTTTGAGCAGTCAGTGACAGGCGCTCGGAGCCCCCATAGCTAAGCTGATAAGTTGCTGCCTACTTGTTCTTCATCTGCCTCCACCTTCCTATACCTTGGTTGACAGCTGTGGTGTTAGAGGGGGATGGAGAACAAGTAGCACTGACCTCATCTGCCATGGTGCAGGGGCCACCCAGTGCCAGTCATTGGTTGGAAGATGATTTTATGTGATCGAGTCTCGTCCGTGTTACCCATCAGCTCTTTTCCTGCTTGTTGATCTCCGCATCTATCGGCAGCCACACCCCTCCCCTGCACTAATAAAACGCCTATGGTCTTATATGGAGGATTGTGGCACAGCTGGGAAATGTCAGGCTTCATACACAATACATTCTGCCACCATGTCCTCCTGTCACCCTGCAGGCGAGGTCCAGGGCCGGAACATTTATAAGATTCCCCTCAGTAACCTTGTGGGCCGAAGCATCGAGCGACCTCTGAAATCTCCCCTGGTGCCCAAGGAGATCACCACCCCCACATCCAGCGTCATTGCCTGCTCCCCCGTCACCCATTCTCTATCTTTGTCCCGAATGGAGATCAAGGAGATTGCGAGTCGGACGAGAAAggagcttctgggtaagaacttcaGCCTCCACCACCCACGCCATCTTCACCCATGATGATTTCTTGTCTTTCCATCAGGTCTTTCTGCAGAAACAGCATCCAGATCTGAAGGATCCCAGCGCCCGAAGAAACAGATCAAGAAAGCAGTAGAGGAAGGAAAGGAGCAAGAAACTGGCAGATCGAGTACGGACAGGTAGTAGCATCCGCAAAGGAAGGAAAGGAG is a window of Ranitomeya variabilis isolate aRanVar5 chromosome 2, aRanVar5.hap1, whole genome shotgun sequence DNA encoding:
- the GARNL3 gene encoding GTPase-activating Rap/Ran-GAP domain-like protein 3 isoform X1; this encodes MDCQLGPYTGKDRSSIMRKRAALLRKGCSFEIQRATAAVPASSVSEDLGCRRGEFSRKHYGSVELLISSDADGAIQRAGRFRVENGSSDEISDYTPGVWRRTDVHLENPEYHTRWYFKYFLGKVHQNYVGTDAERSPFFLSVVLSEQNNQRVPQYRAILWRKAGTLKICLSYCPTKTLSVKSILSAMNLDKFEKSPREILNPEIQKDLLVLEEQEGSVNFKFGVLFAKDGQLTDDEMFSNETGSESFQKMLDLLGDAVTLKSWIGYRGGLDTKNDTTGTHSVYTVYQGHEIMFHVSTMLPYSKDNRQQVERKRHIGNDIVTIVFQEGEELSSAFKPSMIRSHFTHIFALVRYNKQKDSYRLKIFSEESVPLFGPPLPSPPVFTDHQEFRDFLLVKLINGEKATLETPTFAQKRQRTLDMLIRSLCQDLMPDLHKNMLNRRSFSDVLPESPKSARKKEEARQAEFVRIGQALKLKTIVRGDAPTSLATTGLCRREPWESHCFCSNFCEDAAGGDSWGPSLLVSTDSGVLLIDDGQPAVPVFDRSLQIRQMHVLESLDLLITRADKGKDARLYVFRLSAIRKDLEDNQVPRNKYECRENKLEKTKGCHLYAINTHHSQELRVVVAIRNKLLLITRKHSAAHSTAGASPVEAFQYIREICLSDPPMVMTLVDGPTGENDNAICVAYRHQYDLVNESTGESCRLHHVDASRVHFVAAIDVYEDGEAGILLCYNYSCYYKKVSPFNGGSPLLQPSASDFYFSWNQVPHAVVCAFPYILAFTADSIEIRLVVNGNLVHTAVVPDLQLVASRSDIYFKASTTMDSSSNSSSRDTSSRSSPQTPTGYDLPAFPSTPGEGEVQGRNIYKIPLSNLVGRSIERPLKSPLVPKEITTPTSSVIACSPVTHSLSLSRMEIKEIASRTRKELLGLSAETASRSEGSQRPKKQIKKAVEEGKEQETGRSSTDRINSESFESNCGGQRHCSTSSDPESTVSVEESPPVSSSLCHMTASFDEDIVDLK
- the GARNL3 gene encoding GTPase-activating Rap/Ran-GAP domain-like protein 3 isoform X5, with the protein product MRATAAVPASSVSEDLGCRRGEFSRKHYGSVELLISSDADGAIQRAGRFRVENGSSDEISDYTPGVWRRTDVHLENPEYHTRWYFKYFLGKVHQNYVGTDAERSPFFLSVVLSEQNNQRVPQYRAILWRKAGTLKICLSYCPTKTLSVKSILSAMNLDKFEKSPREILNPEIQKDLLVLEEQEGSVNFKFGVLFAKDGQLTDDEMFSNETGSESFQKMLDLLGDAVTLKSWIGYRGGLDTKNDTTGTHSVYTVYQGHEIMFHVSTMLPYSKDNRQQVERKRHIGNDIVTIVFQEGEELSSAFKPSMIRSHFTHIFALVRYNKQKDSYRLKIFSEESVPLFGPPLPSPPVFTDHQEFRDFLLVKLINGEKATLETPTFAQKRQRTLDMLIRSLCQDLMPDLHKNMLNRRSFSDVLPESPKSARKKEEARQAEFVRIGQALKLKTIVRGDAPTSLATTGLCRREPWESHCFCSNFCEDAAGGDSWGPSLLVSTDSGVLLIDDGQPAVPVFDRSLQIRQMHVLESLDLLITRADKGKDARLYVFRLSAIRKDLEDNQVPRNKYECRENKLEKTKGCHLYAINTHHSQELRVVVAIRNKLLLITRKHSAAHSTAGASPVEAFQYIREICLSDPPMVMTLVDGPTGENDNAICVAYRHQYDLVNESTGESCRLHHVDASRVHFVAAIDVYEDGEAGILLCYNYSCYYKKVSPFNGGSPLLQPSASDFYFSWNQVPHAVVCAFPYILAFTADSIEIRLVVNGNLVHTAVVPDLQLVASRSDIYFKASTTMDSSSNSSSRDTSSRSSPQTPTGYDLPAFPSTPGEGEVQGRNIYKIPLSNLVGRSIERPLKSPLVPKEITTPTSSVIACSPVTHSLSLSRMEIKEIASRTRKELLGLSAETASRSEGSQRPKKQIKKAVEEGKEQETGRSSTDRINSESFESNCGGQRHCSTSSDPESTVSVEESPPVSSSLCHMTASFDEDIVDLK